One window from the genome of Coturnix japonica isolate 7356 chromosome 21, Coturnix japonica 2.1, whole genome shotgun sequence encodes:
- the MFAP2 gene encoding microfibrillar-associated protein 2 isoform X2, with amino-acid sequence MGGGCTPRTARLRERRRRKGRIRCRFRTQRSPHVGDCAVLLQLPPITMRALCLVLLGLPALLVQGQYSRFEGITYPEPVQYSQYDQQAEIQDYYDYHDVTPRTPEEQFRFQSQQQSQQEVVPAPTMAAAPETEPTEPGPLDCREEQYPCTRLYSVHKPCKQCLNEICFYSLRRVYVINKEICVRTVCAHEELLRADLCRDKFSKCGVMATSGLCQTVVTSCARSCGGC; translated from the exons atggggggcgGTTGCACCCCCAGG ACAGCACGTCTCcgggagaggaggaggaggaagggaaggatcaGGTGTCGCTTTAGGACCCAGCGGAGCCCCCATGTTGGAG ACTGCGCCGTGCTCCTGCAACTACCTCCCATCACCATGAGAGCGCTGTGCCTCGTCCTGCTGGGCCTGCCAG CGCTCCTGGTCCAGGGCCAGTACAGCAGGTTTGAGGGCATTACCTACCCGGAGCCGGTGCAATACTCCCAGTATGACCAGCAGGCAG aaaTTCAGGATTACTATGACTACCACG ATGTGACCCCACGCACCCCAGAGGAGCAGTTTCGTTTCCAGTCCCAGCAGCAATCCCAGCAGGAAGTTGTACCAGCACCAACCATGG CTGCTGCCCCCGAGACTGAGCCCACAGAGCCAGGACCTCTGG ACTGCCGGGAGGAGCAGTACCCCTGCACCAGGCTCTACTCCGTCCACAAGCCCTGCAAGCAGTGCCTGAATGAGATCTGCTTCTACAG CCTCCGCCGGGTCTACGTGATCAACAAGGAGATCTGCGTCCGCACCGTGTGCGCCCACGAAGAGCTGCTGAGGG CCGATCTGTGCCGTGACAAGTTCTCCAAGTGTGGTGTGATGGCCACCAGTGGGCTCTGCCAGACCGTGGTCACCTCCTGTGCTCGCAGCTGTGGGGGCTGCTGA
- the MFAP2 gene encoding microfibrillar-associated protein 2 isoform X1 produces MGGGCTPRTARLRERRRRKGRIRCRFRTQRSPHVGARREETKALGKGKKQLGGPESDCAVLLQLPPITMRALCLVLLGLPALLVQGQYSRFEGITYPEPVQYSQYDQQAEIQDYYDYHDVTPRTPEEQFRFQSQQQSQQEVVPAPTMAAAPETEPTEPGPLDCREEQYPCTRLYSVHKPCKQCLNEICFYSLRRVYVINKEICVRTVCAHEELLRADLCRDKFSKCGVMATSGLCQTVVTSCARSCGGC; encoded by the exons atggggggcgGTTGCACCCCCAGG ACAGCACGTCTCcgggagaggaggaggaggaagggaaggatcaGGTGTCGCTTTAGGACCCAGCGGAGCCCCCATGTTGGAG CCCGGAGAGAAGAAACCAAAGCGTTGGGCAAAGGCAAGAAGCAGCTCGGTGGACCCGAAAGCG ACTGCGCCGTGCTCCTGCAACTACCTCCCATCACCATGAGAGCGCTGTGCCTCGTCCTGCTGGGCCTGCCAG CGCTCCTGGTCCAGGGCCAGTACAGCAGGTTTGAGGGCATTACCTACCCGGAGCCGGTGCAATACTCCCAGTATGACCAGCAGGCAG aaaTTCAGGATTACTATGACTACCACG ATGTGACCCCACGCACCCCAGAGGAGCAGTTTCGTTTCCAGTCCCAGCAGCAATCCCAGCAGGAAGTTGTACCAGCACCAACCATGG CTGCTGCCCCCGAGACTGAGCCCACAGAGCCAGGACCTCTGG ACTGCCGGGAGGAGCAGTACCCCTGCACCAGGCTCTACTCCGTCCACAAGCCCTGCAAGCAGTGCCTGAATGAGATCTGCTTCTACAG CCTCCGCCGGGTCTACGTGATCAACAAGGAGATCTGCGTCCGCACCGTGTGCGCCCACGAAGAGCTGCTGAGGG CCGATCTGTGCCGTGACAAGTTCTCCAAGTGTGGTGTGATGGCCACCAGTGGGCTCTGCCAGACCGTGGTCACCTCCTGTGCTCGCAGCTGTGGGGGCTGCTGA